In Sphingomicrobium sediminis, the genomic window AGAGCGACTCGAACCCCAAAAATATCGGTTTCTGCACCGTCCGCAGCCGTCAGTTTAGCTTGCTCTACCCAATGCCCCCCAGCTCGAACAAATATGTAAGCGGCACCTGCATCGGTTGCTTTTTCATCGTTTAAGTCGGCACCAACCAAGATCGTATCGCTTGTGAGCGCAACGCTTATGCCAAACAGGTCGCCAGCGAATCCATACGAAGCTGTAAGCTTCGCCTCTTGCTTCCAACTGTCTCCATATCGACTGAACACATAAGCGGACCCAGAGCCATCGCCTTTGTCATCGTCATGAGGGGTGCCAACTACAATCGTATCGCCAAGAATGGCTACATTCTGACCGAACGCATCCCCGGCATCGCCGTCCGCTGCTATGAGTTTGGCTTGCTGCTGCCAAGCGTCGTCCCTGCGCTTGAAGACGTAGACTGCCCCCGCATTGTTTCCCTTCTTGTCATCGCCAATAGCACCGGCAATCGCTGTGTCGGCCCAAATTGCCACACTTCCTCCAAGCGTATCACCAGCCCGGGCGTCATGAGCGGTAAGTTTCGCTTGCTGTCGCCAGGTGTTTCCATAGCGAGTGAAAACATACGCAGCTCCCGTATCCACGTCCCCATTCTCGCCATCGGCTCTATTAGCTCCGACTAATGCTGTATTGCCGAAGATCGCAACGCTAAAGCCAAAGAAGTCCTCTGGAGCACCATCGCTAGCATGAATTTTGTTTGGTGTAGGCGAGGTGGTTGCTGAAGCTGGAGTAAGAGCGGGAACCATCATGCTAGGCTGGCTCTCTATTGGCGCTACTTTATCGGTTGGGTCGATAGCCATTGTTTCGCGATGATTGGCTAGACTGGCATTGGTTACAACCGATACAAACAGCAGTGAAGCAATCAGCCTATGTAGCTTCAAGAAACTCGGCATGCGATTAAACCCACTGAAATTGCTCACAACATTCACCTACTTCACGTCGTGCTCATTTGCGTTGCATTCTTACGCCGCAGGATAGAAGCTTAGCTGCTCGGTAGAACTCCCATGGCTTTACGCTTCAATTGTTGCGCCGATAGAAGCCACACGTTGATGCTTGCCCTTGAGCTCGAGGCTTACACTTGGCGATGAGCGCGTCAACGTCCGCGCTTGGGTCGTTCGCTGAACGGTCGTTTTGGGGTGGAAAGCGGAACTTAGACCTTTCTCCAATCGGTCTCTGGAAAGATGAATTCGCGACGTTGGGGAAAGCTGACGTGCGCCCACGGTGAGCCACTAGCCTGTAAGTGAGCCAACCCCCCACTATCTGGCTCACCGCTAAGGCTCGTTTCCTGGCATCGGGGGATGCTTCGGATACTGTGCCGCATCATCGCCAATGATCAGCCAGCTGGGCTTCTCACTGACAAACTCGTGGAAGGCATGTTCCATGGGAACGTCATTATCAAGGCAATGCGCGTTGATCGGGATGGTGCCGTGTTCCCCACCCAAATCGCCAAGCGATGTGCCGCAGCGACTGCAGAAAAAGCGATCGTACTTATACGGTTCGACAGCCTTCCAAGTGGTCACGAATTCGCGCCCAGCAGTGATGCTGACCGTATCGCCTTTAACGAATGCAAGAGCGCTGGCTCCTGCCTTGCGACATCTGGAGCAATGGCAGGTTCCAAGCATGACAGGCTTTTCGCTCAGCTCGAATTGAACCTCGCCGCACGCGCACTTACCTTCGATCTTCATTCCGAGTTCCTTCTTAAATCACTTCACCAAAAGGCAAGCTTGGCTTGGGCATGCGTACCGGGGTGCGCATCTAATGATGCGCCGACATCTGCAGACGATTCCATAGATTGATCATCGCAATGTCGACGCCGATCAGGACGATCATCTCGTCGTCAAAATGTTCGCGCATTGCGCTCCGGAGCCCGCTAAAGTCAGTGTCCCGATGCAGTAAGGTCAAAGCCTCTGCCCAAGCGAGCGCCGCTCGTTCGCTTTCCGAGAAATGATCGACATGGCGCCACACAACCAGCCGATCGAGCCGCTCCGAGGTCTCGCCATCATGCCGCGCTGCAGTGGCGTGCATGTCGACGCAATGCGCGCAGCCATTGATCTGCGACACGCGAAGTTCGACCAGATGGGCAAGCGTCGGTGGCAGCCCCTTCTCAGCCATCAGGTCGTGGAGCGAGCCGAGCGTGCCAAAAAGATCTGGATGATCGCGATACAGGGCGATGGGGGCATTATCGGGCTGGGACATTTTCACTTTCTTTCCTTTTCTCAAGGGGTTTGCGAGCCACGATCAGCGGGCTCCTCATCTCTTTGTCGAAGCAAAGCTGGTGCTCCACCGCGAAACCTGCAGTCTCGATCGCTTCGATAAGGGCGATCTTCTTGAAGACGTTGATCCGGGGTGCGATCCCTAAGAGCTCCATCGCTGGCAGGAGCATGCGGACGAGAAAGTTCGTCTCGCCGATACAAGGCGTCTTCGAGATAAAGAGGCCGCCGGGCTTAAGCTGTTGCCGCACAGCGCCAAGGAGGGCGGGCACGTCATCGATCAAATGGAGCAAGCTTGACGCCAGGATGACATCGAAATGATCTCGCGCGACTATCTCATGAGCGACTGCACATGAGAACGTCAGATTGCATGGGTCGCTATCGGCTTGCTTACTGCGCGCAATCTCGATCATCTCGTTAGAGACGTCGGTGGCGAGATAGGCTGCGACATGCGGCGACAGGATTAGCGCTGTTGAGCCTGTCCCACACCCAATCTCGAGCAGCTTATCGTGCCGGTTTAGCAGCTGACTGATATAGTCGAGTTTGCGGGCATAGGCTCTTTCATCCCGGACCGGCTGGCGCGCGTACCGCGGCGCAACCTTATCCCAAAACCGCGCCGCCTTTGCGCGAGCTTCCGACATATCGATCTCTGAGCGCGCAGGCATCTGTATTCAACCTACTTGTGACCGATGGCGAGCAATGCGGTGGCGCCGAGATGTTTGGGAAAGGGGCCTGCTTTTTCTTCGAGCCGCGTCGAAGCGCGATCCAGCGCTTCATTCCATTCGGCATCCGACATCCGCCCGCGCAGCATCAACAAGGGCGCAGAGCCCTTGGCCATCCGAGCGACAAAGTCTTGCGCGGATTTAAACTCGGTCTCGTGTACGACCGGCTGGATGTGAACATCCGAGAATCCGGCGACCACCATTTCACGGCGCAAGATGTTCGGATGTTCGAGCGAATCAATGTCATTGGCGGGGCTTGGCGGCGATGGCGCAATTTCCTCCACGATGCCGAACAGATGCTCAATCAAAGGAGACTGTTCAGGTGAAGCGAAGACCCCGACACAAGCCGTGCCGCCTGGCTTCACAATACGGTGAAGCTCTCGAAAACCGCGCTTTCTTTTCTGATAGAAATTCAGACCGAACATGGAGAATGCGAAGTCGAAGCTATCAGAGGCTAGAGAGAGATTCTCGCCATTCTCGAGAAAGGTGTGGAGGTTGCGAATATTGCGCTCGGTGACCTGTTGCTGGAGCTGCGACAGCATGTTGACGGAAAAATCGACGGCAGTGACGCTGGCTCCGCGCGACGCCGCGTGAAGTGCTAAAGCACCTGGCCCACAAGCGATGTCGGCTAGGGTGTCTCCAGCACCAACTTCGGTCATGTCGAGAGCCGATATGCTATATTTCTCGAGGAAATCCATCGTCGACATCGCGTAGCCACTGGCCACCATGTCCCAATGGACGGCGCTGCTGGGTAGCATTGATCAGACCCCTTTAGATCGAGGGCTACACGCAGCTAAAAGCAGCGACGCGTAGTCCGATGAACGTTGTGGCATCTGTCTAAGGCAAGCCGACCCATTCAATAATTGCCTAAGTCCGATCAGCTGCTATGCATCTGCGCATGAAGAGCTCGTTGCTTGCCGCCGATTGGAATCATGTCCGCGCCTTCCTTGCGACGGCCGAAGAGGGCTCATTTAGTGCGGCGGCGCGGGTGCTAAATTCGACCCAGCCAACCATCGGCCGTCAGATTGCCGCGCTTGAACAAGATCTCGGCATCACGTTGGTCGAGCGAAGCGGTCGCGGTCTAATGTTGACGAGCGCTGGCGAGCAGTTGCTCGACCATGTTCGAGCGATGGGACATGCCGTCACCAAGATATCGATGATCGCCGACGGGCATGCCGAGGAAATTGTGGGGACGGTGACGATCACCGCGACAGACCTAATGGCGGCCGCTGTCCTTCCGGAAATCCTTCGCCCCTTGCGTGAGACGGCGCCGAAACTTCGCATTCTAATCGACAGCGCTAACGATACACGAGACCTCATGCGGCGTGAGGCAGACATCGCTATTCGGCATGGCCGCCCCGACCAGCCTGAACTCATCGCTAAGCTGATCGGGCAAATCGGTGCGCGGCTTTATGCATCGAGCAACTATCTGGACCGGGTCGGGCGTCCGAAAACGGTCGCCGATATCGCCAAGCTGGATTTTATTGGTCTACCCGACCCCAACCGATTGCTCCCCTCTTTAGAAGCGATGGGCATCCGGATGCGCGAGGAGAATTTTGTCGTCTCTCCCCAGAGTGCGACGGTGGTCTGGGAGATGGTGAAGGCGGGATATGGAATGGGCATGCTGCCTGACACTCTGTGTCAAAAGACACCTGGCATAGAGCAGGTCTTTCCTGGCCTGCCGAGCCTGCAAGTCCCTGCATGGCTCGTCACCCACCGCGAACTGCGTACGAGCCGCAAGATCCGCATGGTTTATGACTGTCTCTACGACGGGCTCAAACGGGTGCTGGGGTCGCAGCCCAAATAGAGGACAGGCCAACTAACATTCATTCGCGCATGGCAGTCAGTCGGATTTTGCCGATTGAAGAGGCGGGACAAATGCGCTCATTCGACCAAATGTCAGGCCTCGTGAGAGAGAATATGG contains:
- a CDS encoding FG-GAP repeat protein; protein product: MPSFLKLHRLIASLLFVSVVTNASLANHRETMAIDPTDKVAPIESQPSMMVPALTPASATTSPTPNKIHASDGAPEDFFGFSVAIFGNTALVGANRADGENGDVDTGAAYVFTRYGNTWRQQAKLTAHDARAGDTLGGSVAIWADTAIAGAIGDDKKGNNAGAVYVFKRRDDAWQQQAKLIAADGDAGDAFGQNVAILGDTIVVGTPHDDDKGDGSGSAYVFSRYGDSWKQEAKLTASYGFAGDLFGISVALTSDTILVGADLNDEKATDAGAAYIFVRAGGHWVEQAKLTAADGAETDIFGVRVALSGDTALVSARRDDDIDMGVDAGSVYVFTRSGTTWHQQAKLLAPDGNVDDRFGRDVALYQNTALIGAMHQDDRGDNSGAAYIFRRTGTSWKFIAKITAGDVAPGDLLGWSVAMSQNSALIAAARSDAHGKESGAAYIFDFDNKGLVFVPK
- a CDS encoding LysR family transcriptional regulator; this translates as MKSSLLAADWNHVRAFLATAEEGSFSAAARVLNSTQPTIGRQIAALEQDLGITLVERSGRGLMLTSAGEQLLDHVRAMGHAVTKISMIADGHAEEIVGTVTITATDLMAAAVLPEILRPLRETAPKLRILIDSANDTRDLMRREADIAIRHGRPDQPELIAKLIGQIGARLYASSNYLDRVGRPKTVADIAKLDFIGLPDPNRLLPSLEAMGIRMREENFVVSPQSATVVWEMVKAGYGMGMLPDTLCQKTPGIEQVFPGLPSLQVPAWLVTHRELRTSRKIRMVYDCLYDGLKRVLGSQPK
- a CDS encoding class I SAM-dependent methyltransferase, with amino-acid sequence MLPSSAVHWDMVASGYAMSTMDFLEKYSISALDMTEVGAGDTLADIACGPGALALHAASRGASVTAVDFSVNMLSQLQQQVTERNIRNLHTFLENGENLSLASDSFDFAFSMFGLNFYQKRKRGFRELHRIVKPGGTACVGVFASPEQSPLIEHLFGIVEEIAPSPPSPANDIDSLEHPNILRREMVVAGFSDVHIQPVVHETEFKSAQDFVARMAKGSAPLLMLRGRMSDAEWNEALDRASTRLEEKAGPFPKHLGATALLAIGHK
- a CDS encoding carboxymuconolactone decarboxylase family protein, with translation MSQPDNAPIALYRDHPDLFGTLGSLHDLMAEKGLPPTLAHLVELRVSQINGCAHCVDMHATAARHDGETSERLDRLVVWRHVDHFSESERAALAWAEALTLLHRDTDFSGLRSAMREHFDDEMIVLIGVDIAMINLWNRLQMSAHH
- a CDS encoding GFA family protein, with amino-acid sequence MKIEGKCACGEVQFELSEKPVMLGTCHCSRCRKAGASALAFVKGDTVSITAGREFVTTWKAVEPYKYDRFFCSRCGTSLGDLGGEHGTIPINAHCLDNDVPMEHAFHEFVSEKPSWLIIGDDAAQYPKHPPMPGNEP
- a CDS encoding class I SAM-dependent methyltransferase is translated as MPARSEIDMSEARAKAARFWDKVAPRYARQPVRDERAYARKLDYISQLLNRHDKLLEIGCGTGSTALILSPHVAAYLATDVSNEMIEIARSKQADSDPCNLTFSCAVAHEIVARDHFDVILASSLLHLIDDVPALLGAVRQQLKPGGLFISKTPCIGETNFLVRMLLPAMELLGIAPRINVFKKIALIEAIETAGFAVEHQLCFDKEMRSPLIVARKPLEKRKESENVPAR